One segment of Primulina tabacum isolate GXHZ01 chromosome 6, ASM2559414v2, whole genome shotgun sequence DNA contains the following:
- the LOC142550072 gene encoding uncharacterized protein LOC142550072 yields the protein MRDGDRARCAIHLLRDDASLWWEGAAHAVDVATLTWARFREMFFGKYFPADVRGRLTREFMSLRQGDLSVAEFIRKFDRGCHFVPIIAGDAAQKLRHFLDGLRPTLRQDIMLMRPAGYDEATSCAFSAEQALRDIDFEMQMSVIPLSGKPLFLRQLDITSSRTSFPACVRESLSGEAPGVLSQHRVSVRASQSEVGECGCILLEREVDFSIEVMPGTVPISNAPYRLAPVEMKELKDQIQDLLDKGFIDPSFSPRGAPILFVKKKDGRMRLCIDYRELNRDGIEVDPTRVEAVRDWPVPKSMTEIRSFLGLEGYYRKCIQGSLLLRCL from the exons ATGAGGGATGGAGACCGGGCTAGGTGCGCCATTCATTTGCTGAGGGATGATGCgtccctatggtgggagggagccgcaCATGCAGTGGATGTGGCTACTCTCACGTGGGCCAGATTCAGAGAGATGTTCTTCGGGAAGTATTTCCCAGCTGACGTCAGGGGCCGCCTgacgagggagtttatgagcctcCGGCAGGGGGATTTATCTGTGGCGGAGTTCATCCGCAAATTTGACaggggctgccattttgtgcccattATAGCAGGGGATGCCGCCCAGAAATTGAGGCATTTCCTGGATGGACTGAGACCTACTCTCCGTCAGGACATCATGCTGATGAGGCCGGCAGGTTATGATGAGGCCACTTCCTGCGCTTTTTCGGCAGAGCAGGCACTACGAGACATAGACTTTGAGATGCAGA TGTCTGTCATACCTCTCAGTGGGAAACCTTTGTTTTTGAGGCAGCTAGACATCACCAGTTCCCgcacgtcatttcctgcatgtgtgcgaGAAAGCTTATCAGGAGAGGCTCCAGGCGTTCTTAGCCAGCATCGTGTCAGTGTCagagccagtcagtcagaggTTGGAGAATGTGGAT GCATTCTactagagagagaggtggacttCTCTATTGAGGTCATGCCGGGGACAGTGCCGATATCTAATGCACCCTACCGTTTAGCGCCTGTAGAGATGAAGGAGCTCAAGGATCAGATTCAGGAtctgctagacaagggtttcattGACCCTAGTTTTTCTCCCCGGGGCGCACCAATTctttttgttaagaagaaggatggtagaATGCGACTGTGCATTGACTACAGAGAGCTGAACAGG gaTGGCATAGAGGTTGACCCCACCAGAGTAGAGGCAGTCAGGGATTGGCCAGTTCCGAAGAGCATGActgagatccgtagtttcttgggattggaAGGTTATTACAGGAAGTGTATCCAGGGctctcttctattgcggtgcctatga